GCAGCCGCTGAGACGTCGGCCAGGGGTTCGCCGTCGCTGGCGAAGAGCGTCGTCGACTCGGCAAGCGTGTGGTGGTGGGCGTCTCGCACAGGAACAGGACGGTGCGCCACCATTCAAAAACTTTTTAACTGACTGGTTAGTCATTTCGGTAAGAGCTGACTGACCAGTCAGTATCATCGATCATGTCCGACACGACGACCGACGAGACCGCAGCAGAGATCATGGACGGGACCTACCGCGCGCTCTGTGAGCACGGCTACGCCGCCCTCCGGATGCAGGACATCGCCGACGAGACCACCAAGAGCAAGGCCGCCCTCCACTACCACTACGACAGCAAGCACGACCTGTTGCTGTCGTTTCTGGACCACCTGATCGCCGACTTCAGCGAAAAGCTGGGCGAGGCCGAAGGCGAGACTCCGCCGGACCGCTTGCGGGATTTCGTCGGGCAACGGCTCACCGCACGCGATCGGGAGGCCCACCAAGAGTTCCAGACCGCCATCCTCGAAATCAAGGCCCAGGCTCCCTACGAAACGGCCTATCGTGACCGCCTCGAACGCTTCGATGAGCATCTCCACGCGTTCCTGCGTACCATTCTGGCCGAGGGAGTCGCCGAGGGGTACTTCGACGCAGCCCTCGATCCCGATCGGATCGCGGATTTCTTCGTGACGACGATCGACGGGGCCGAGACCCGCCACGTCGCCGTCGAGCAGCCGATCGAGGACGCCCGTGAGTACCTGCTCGATCACATCGACGAGACGCTGGTGATCGGGCCCGAGGAGGTCACCGCGGAGTGAGCCTTCGAAGCATGCTGGGCGGGCTGTTCAAGTCCCGCGAGGAGTTCGATCTGACCGAGGGCGGCATCGGAAAGCCGCTGTTCTATCTCTCCTTGCCGATCATCGTCCAGAACCTCTTCCAGACCGCCTACAACCTCGGGGACACGTTCTGGCTCGGCCAGTTCGACACGACCGCGCTGGCCGCGATCAGCTTCGCGTTCCCGATGGTGTTCTTGTTGATCTCGCTCGCGCTCGGGCTCTCGGTGGCCGGCAGCGTGCTCGTCGCCCAACACACCGGAGCCGGACGGGAACGGAAAGCCGAACATGCCGCCTCACAGACGATCAGCTACGCGATAATCGCCTCGCTCGTCCTCGGCGTGATCGGCTACTTCTTCGTCGACGAGTTCCTCGTGGTGCTCGGTGCGGGGCCCGATATCGCGCCGCTGGTCGAGGAGTACATGCAGGTGTACTCGATCGGTCTCGTGGCCGTCTTCGGCTTCGCCGTGTTCATGGCGCTGATGCGTGGGTACGGCGACACGCTCACGCCGATGTACGTGATGGCGGGTTCGGTCGTCATCAACATCGTGCTCGACCCGATCCTCATCTTCGGCTTTCAGAACAACCCGCTGTTCGGGCTGCTCGGCGCTCGTGGCCTCGAAACGTGGCTGTTCGCCCTCACGAGCTACACCGGATCGGGGATCGGCGGGGCCGCGATCGCAACGGTGTTCGCCCGGGCGCTCGCGTTCGGGGTCGGCCTCGTCATCATGTTCCGGGGGAATCGTGGCGTCAAGATCCGACTGCGCCAGATGATTCCGGGTCGTTCGTTCGCGCGCAAAGCCGTCGATATCGGCGTTCCCGCCTCGGTCGAGGGGACGGCGCGCTCGCTGTCGATCAACCTGCTCCTGTTCCTGTCTCTTATACACATCTCTGAGCGG
The sequence above is a segment of the Halococcus salifodinae DSM 8989 genome. Coding sequences within it:
- a CDS encoding TetR/AcrR family transcriptional regulator, whose amino-acid sequence is MSDTTTDETAAEIMDGTYRALCEHGYAALRMQDIADETTKSKAALHYHYDSKHDLLLSFLDHLIADFSEKLGEAEGETPPDRLRDFVGQRLTARDREAHQEFQTAILEIKAQAPYETAYRDRLERFDEHLHAFLRTILAEGVAEGYFDAALDPDRIADFFVTTIDGAETRHVAVEQPIEDAREYLLDHIDETLVIGPEEVTAE
- a CDS encoding MATE family efflux transporter, whose protein sequence is MLGGLFKSREEFDLTEGGIGKPLFYLSLPIIVQNLFQTAYNLGDTFWLGQFDTTALAAISFAFPMVFLLISLALGLSVAGSVLVAQHTGAGRERKAEHAASQTISYAIIASLVLGVIGYFFVDEFLVVLGAGPDIAPLVEEYMQVYSIGLVAVFGFAVFMALMRGYGDTLTPMYVMAGSVVINIVLDPILIFGFQNNPLFGLLGARGLETWLFALTSYTGSGIGGAAIATVFARALAFGVGLVIMFRGNRGVKIRLRQMIPGRSFARKAVDIGVPASVEGTARSLSINLLLFLSLIHISER